The Amphiura filiformis chromosome 8, Afil_fr2py, whole genome shotgun sequence genomic sequence ATAGGATAACCCTTTAAGCCCTAAAGGGCTTATTTCCAAAGGGTCCTTTGAAATAAGCCCTTATAAACCCTACACTGATATGTAACTAACACATGTACGTACCTGCAATGTATCCACCAACCATTATCCCTAATCCATCAACAAGCAATTCCAGACCTACTGCTGTAGATAGCTGCCAAGTACCAACATTTCGTCGTATAATAGTGTATAGTAGGGGGAACAGAATTCCTGACAAAAACCCGATACCTGTAGCAGAGACTACATATCCTGGATAATTGTTTGCAAGAGGGTTAACAAAGGTCATTACAGCTGCAGCAATGAGTGTCATCATATACAATGTCGACGGCAACATGATCTTGGCATCGATGGGAATGCCATGAAATATTCGTCCAAGTAAACTTCCAACACCCAACAGAGATAATGCCAAAGCTCCTTTTGTCTCCGAGTATCCACTCAAGACGATTTGATTATACATATGAGTTATTGCAGCACCATAAGCCGCGTTGACAAAGAAAGTGACGAGGTAAACTAACACCATTATGGGGGAAGCGGTGAACAGTTGGATGTGAGCGAGATACCATTTCGTTTTGGCATTTCGAAGAGTTATTTCGTTTGCTACGTTTTCGCTCTCTAGTACTTCAGCCTGTTTACTGGCACTTTTCATATTGCCCTCATCTGTGTTAGGACTTACTTGATGATATTGTTGATTAATTTTGTGCTTCTTCGTCTCGACCATGTCAGTGTTTCTGGCTATCTTTTGTTGAACCCTATGCCTAGGTAAAAGCGCTCCCATTACAACTACATTAAGAATGAGAGCGCCGTGAATCAGCACCGCGCCACGCCATCCATAGACAACTATAAGTTTTTCAATGAGAGGAGAAAGAAGAATGATACCGACGCCGGTGCCCGATAGTACAATTCCAATAGCTGTGCTGTAGTACGAGGTAAAATAAGTTGCAACACTGATTTGAGCCGATACGTAAACTAGCGATGCACCAAATCctataaaccaaacaaaaacgTGTAATATTGGCACTCGTTATCAAAAGAGAGTGAGACTTCGGGCCGGGACTTCGGGgtgtaattagagaataaacgataggaatttttattttgactatcctctaccgtgtgatagacgacaagcaggtccaatattttgagtagtggatgccggcgcagcctgtatccactacgatataaaacctcccctttttctaaaataaacgaaacttgtttacaacttcacatcatGTGTTTCGCGTACTgttagcgcgtgcgagtattccgcagtGAAAACCGCACTATGTCTACGcgtacaacgcgatacatacgcgcacctctatgagggtgttacgcgttatcaacactcatgatgacgtggggtcgtctacttagagaataaacgataggaatttttcgtagtgataccggctgcgccggcatccactactcaaaatattggacctgcctgtcgtctatcacacggtagaggataggcaaaataaaaattcctatcgtttattctcattcttagtcag encodes the following:
- the LOC140158856 gene encoding monocarboxylate transporter 13-like isoform X1, with amino-acid sequence MAYRRKRTQGRIVVGTSFLSYVLSGASVQIIGAYMPALSDEFNVGSAVLGWICSFGYAMMCLAGPVAGVVINKAEPRWVVMTGGLIQASGLILTYLAKTTTVLYISLGLLPGFGASLVYVSAQISVATYFTSYYSTAIGIVLSGTGVGIILLSPLIEKLIVVYGWRGAVLIHGALILNVVVMGALLPRHRVQQKIARNTDMVETKKHKINQQYHQVSPNTDEGNMKSASKQAEVLESENVANEITLRNAKTKWYLAHIQLFTASPIMVLVYLVTFFVNAAYGAAITHMYNQIVLSGYSETKGALALSLLGVGSLLGRIFHGIPIDAKIMLPSTLYMMTLIAAAVMTFVNPLANNYPGYVVSATGIGFLSGILFPLLYTIIRRNVGTWQLSTAVGLELLVDGLGIMVGGYIAGAIQQLSGNYSLSFYLVGGIYVLAVCFFLPVFLMERKAKTWIHVPITTAKTEVGTRV
- the LOC140158856 gene encoding monocarboxylate transporter 13-like isoform X2, which produces MAYRRKRTQGRIVVGTSFLSYVLSGASVQIIGAYMPALSDEFNVGSAVLGWICSFGYAMMCLAGPVAGVVINKAEPRWVVMTGGLIQASGLILTYLAKTTTVLYISLGLLPGFGASLVYVSAQISVATYFTSYYSTAIGIVLSGTGVGIILLSPLIEKLIVVYGWRGAVLIHGALILNVVVMGALLPRHRVQQKIARNTDMVETKKHKINQQYHQVSPNTDEGNMKSASKQAEVLESENVANEITLRNAKTKWYLAHIQLFTASPIMVLVYLVTFFVNAAYGAAITHMYNQIVLSGYSETKGALALSLLGVGSLLGRIFHGIPIDAKIMLPSTLYMMTLIAAAVMTFVNPLANNYPGYVVSATGIGFLSGILFPLLYTIIRRNVGTWQLSTAVGLELLVDGLGIMVGGYIAGAIQQLSGNYSLSFYLVGSIYMLAVCFFLPVLLVERKAKTWINITEVGTRV